The stretch of DNA GATTTAAGTTTGGGTTCGCTGCAATTACCGTCATCAAAGTTGGTTCGATATCGGATTCCCAAGCATCCGGGTCGAGGGAAAGTTGTGCAGCGACATCGGATAAAGTTGATTCTTCATCTTCGCTTAAGGGAGATTCTAAATCCTTAAGCGCTAACATCAGAGCCAGTAAAGAATTGTTAACAACGGCGTTCATAGCTCTACACAAAGCAGTATTTTTACGTAAGTATATATATTAACTCAAGTTGCGGCGATTAAGTAGAGTGCGTCACAAGGATAAACTCGATCGTTACTCCTAAATTTCTGTATTCTGACGCACCTTATCGACTCAAAATTAATTATTAGCAATTTGAGTTATTACCTGAATCGCGCACCCATGAACCGAGAAGCTTTAGTAGTAGGTATTAATCGCTATCCAATGCTGAAGGATAAACCCACCAGCAAACCGCGACATTTGATGAAATCGGCGGCGGATGCAGAAGCAATAGCGCAATTTCTGGAAACCTACGGCAATTTTCGGGTACAGCGCTTACCTGCTATTAATATCGAAGGTTCTTGGCAAGTAGATTCCGATCCCGCACCCAGGAATTTAATTCAAGCGCAGGATTTAAAAAAAGCGATCGCCAACCTCTTCAATCCCCCCAGCAGCAGTATACCCGATACCGCGCTGCTATTTTTCGCCGGACATGGGTTGCGTTCCCACGAAGGCGGCGTCACCGAAGGTTTTCTAGGGACATCCGAAGCTAACCCATTGCGCGGAAAATGGGGACTATCGCTACAATGGTTGCGCCAATTATTGCAGGAAAGTCCGGTACGACAGCAGATAGTATGGTTGGATTGCTGTCATAGCGGCGAATTACTCAACTTTGCCGAAGCAGACCCAGGTAGTCGAGGGAAAGCGCGGGACAGATGTTTGATCGCTGCATCGCGAGATTTCGAGGTAGCTTACGAAGAAGTAGGCGGCGAACATGGCATTTTGACAAGTGCGTTATTGCAAGGTTTGAAACCAGAAAATCATGCGGAAAGTTGGGTAACGAATTATAGCTTAGTCGATTTTATCAACAAGCAATTGGCAACATCGCGCCAACGTCCGATATTTCATAATTCCGGCGGCGAGATTATTCTGACTGGTGAAAAAGAAAAGATAGAACGTGCTGTTTTAATGGCGGGAGTTTGTCCTTATAAAGGATTGCAAGCTTTTGATTTCAATGATGAAGATGCCAAATATTTTAAAGGTCGGACAGCACTGACAGATTTGCTATTGGATAAAGTCAGAGAAAGTAATTTTCTGGCAGTAATGGGTGCTTCTGGTAGCGGTAAATCTTCTGTAGTGAAAGCCGGATTACTTTATCAATTAAAATTAGGACAAAGATTATCTGGCAGCGAGACTTGGCCGATTTTAATTGTTCGACCGGGGGAACATCCACTCAAAAGTTTAGCGCGGGTGTTTGTGGAAGAAAACCTCACCCCCCCAACCCCCCTTCCCTACGAGGGAACGGAGGAGAATGACACCCCTCTCCTGGTAGGGTCGGGTTCATCCCAATTAGAAAAAGCGGAAGAATTGATTGCTGCTGGTGCAGTTGGATTGAGAGAATTGGTAAAAGCTAAACTCTCAAAAACTTCAGAAACCCGGTTTTTCCAAAAAACCGGGTTTCTAACCCAAAAAACCGGGTTTCTAAACCAGCGCGTAGTTTTAGTAATAGATCAATTTGAGGAATGTTTTACTCTCTGCGGGGATATCGAAGAACGTCAGAAATTTTTTGAGTGCATTTTAGGTGCAATCAAACAGACAGATACTCAACTTTGTCTGGTCATCACCATGAGGGCAGATTTCTTTGGGAAATGTGCCGAACAGGAATATGCAGGATTATCTCGACTGATTCAAGATTCTCAGGTGACGGTGACACCGATGAATCGGGAGGAAATGGAGGAAGCGATTACCGAACCTGCAATAATGGTGGGTTTGGAAATGCAGCGGGAACTCGTCGAACAAATGCTTCAAGATGTGGAAAAATCACCCGGTATGCTGCCGCTATTGCAATACACGCTAACGGAATTGTGGCAGCGACGACAAGTGAATCGTTTGACATTGGCAGAATATACCAAACTGGGTGGAGTAAAGGGAACGCTGCAAAATCGTGCCGATGAAGTTTATCAAAAATTATCACAAGAAGAACAACTTACTACCAAACGAATTTTTTTGGAACTTACCCAACTGGGAGAAGGAACCGAAGATACCCGCCGCCAGATATTCAAATCGGATTTAGTTAGCGAAAAGAACCCGCAAGTTTTGGTAGATGCAGTATTGAATCAATTGACAGATGCGCGGTTGTTGGTGACATCGGAACTGGCGGCGCGGGGAGAAGCCAAAAAAACGGAAACTGTGGTGGATGTTGCCCACGAAGCGTTGATCCGCTATTGGCCATTATTGCGTAATTGGGTGAATGAAAACCGAGATGCGATTAGAATTGAGCGCAAAATTGAGGCGGAAGCGGAAGATTGGGAAAGGAAAAAAAAGCCAAAAGATGACTTGCTGGTGGGGTCGAAGTTGGTAGAGGCGGAGAATTATCTCAAGGATTATGCAGAGTTGGGTTTGCTGTCGTCGCTGGGGAAGGAATTTATCGAGAAAAGTATCAGGAGGAGAAGAAATAACCGCCGTCGTAATGTTGGTATTGTTGCTGTCTTTGTGGGGGCGATGAGTGCAGCTGCGGTGGGGTCTACGATTCTGTGGTTCAACGCGGAAAAGGAGACCGTAGTGGCGACGCTAGGGGAAAAAGCTGCCACGGTGAAAAATTTGCTGGATGTCAATCCTGTCAATGGTTTAGTGCTGGCAATTGGGGCGACTGGTGAGAGCAAGGATAAGTTGCCGGAGGTTCTTCCATCGGTTCAGTCTAGCTTACTCAGTGCCATCCAAGTACCCCAAGAGCGCAATCTTTTCAAAGGACATGAGAACCGTGTCACCTCAGTCGCCTTCAGCCGGGATGGAAAATACATTGTCTCTGGTAGTTTTGACAAGACTGTGCGATTGTGGGATATCAAAGGCAATCTTATCGGTCAACCTTTCAAAGGACATCAGGATCGTGTGACCTCAGTCGCCTTCAGCCGGGATGGAAAATACATTGTCTCTGGTAGTTTTGACAAGACTGTGCGATTGTGGGATATCAAAGGCAATCTTATCGGTCAACCTTTCAAAGGACATCAGGATGTTGTCTACTCAGTCGCCTTCAGCCCGGATGGAAAATATATTGTCTCCGGTAGTGCGGACAAGACAGTGCGATTGTGGGATATCAAAGGCAATCCCATCGGTCAACCTTTTATCGGACATCAGAATTATGTCAACTCAGTCGCCTTCAGCCCGGATGGAAAATATATTGTCTCCGGTAGTTTAGACAACACAGTGCGATTGTGGGATATCAAAGGCAATCTTATCAGTCAACCTTTTGTCGGACATCAGCAATTTGTCACCTCAGTCGCCTTCAGCCCGGATGGAAAATCTATCGTTTCCGGTAGTGCGGACAAGACAGTGCGATTGTGGGATATCAAAGGTCAACCTTTTGTCGGACATCAGTCTGCTGTCTACTCAGTCGCCTTTAGCCCGGATGGAAAATATATTGTCTCCGGTAGTGATGACAAGACAGTGCGATTGTGGGATATCAAAGGCAAACCCATCGCTCAACCTTTTGTCGGACATCAGGGTATAGTCAACTCAGTCGCCTTCAGCCCGGATGGAAAATATATTGTCTTCGGTGGTGAGGACAAGACAGTGCGATTGTGGGATATCAAAGGCAATCCCATCGGTCAACCTTTTGTCGGACATCAGAATTATGTCTACTCAGTCGCCTTCAGCCCGGATGGAAAATATATTGTCTCCGGTAGTTGGGACAACACAGTGCGATTGTGGGATATCAAAGGCAATCTTATCGGTCAGCCTTTCCAAGGACATCAGAATTATGTCACCTCAGTCGCCTTCAGCCCGGATGGAAAATCTATCGTTTCCGGTAGTTTAGACAACACAGTGCGATTGTGGGATATCAAAGGCAATCTTATCAGTCAACCTTTTGTCGGACATCAGAGTTATGTCAACTCAGTCGCCTTCAGCCCGGATGGAAAATCTATCGTCTCCGGTAGTGATGACAAGACAGTGCGATTGTGGGAGATCAAAGGCAAACCCATCGGTCAACCCATCGGTCAACCTTTTGTCGGACATCAGGATGGTGTCTCCTCAGTCGCCTTCAGCCCGGATGGAAAATATATCGTCTCCGGTAGTCGCGACAACACAGTGCGATTGTGGCAAGCTGGCGATTGGCAAACTTGGCTGTCTGTGGGGTGCGACAGGTTGCGGGAACATCCGGTACTTGTGCATCCGGAAAATGAGGATCAGAAATCTGCCGCACAAACTTGTCGGAAGTATGTTTGGAAGGAGGCGGATGCGTCGAAATAGTTGTCTGGAGTGCCAGTCCAGTAGAAGAGGGGTGTGGTCAAAACCCGTTGGTAGTAATGAGTAGGGGGAGCAGGGGAAGCAGGGGAAGTAGGGGGAGTTAAAATCTGCACCAACTACTTATGACCACACCCGTAGAAGAGGTTGACAAAAGAGATAAGGTGTGTTTCTATTTAGACCTCGGCAGGGCGAAGCATTCGGATAGAAAATCTTGGGTTTTGTGCAATAAATTGTCGCCCGAATGCTTCGCCCCTACACAATACAGCCCCGACGCTTTATTCCCTAGTTTTTAGCTATATTATTCCCATATTAAGTTTAGTTGTTCTTGCGCTTTTTGTAAAGCTTTTGCTGGAGATTCGCCTAGCATAGTTGATTCGATCGCTCTCCCCAAACTTTCAGATAGGCGGCTATAACCGGGAATAATCGGTCGAGAACCGGCGGCATTCATTTGTTGGAGGAAAACTTTGAGGACAGGTTTTTGCTGAAGCAATTTTTGATAAGCGGGACTGGCGGCGGCGTTAATATTTATGGGTAAAAATCCTGTGGCAATACTCCATTCAATTTGGAATTCGTCACTCAAAAGATATTCTAAAAATTTAATAGAAGCTCGTTCTCTCTCTGGTGTGGTTTTCATCACAAACATATTGTTGCTACCAAACACAGTTGCTTGCTTGCGATTTCCCGGAACAGGAAAGACATCAAAATCAACTTTACTTTTCATTATCAATGTCCAAGGCCCAGTTAACTGCATGGCAACGCGACCGGCAATGAAATCATCTTCTTCATATCCCCGTTCTGGTGCAGAGAATTTTGTAGAGCCATCTTTTATCAAATTTTGCCAAAATTGTAAAGCTGCGATCGCACCTGGATTAACCAAATTAGGGCGGTTATCTTTGACTAAGTTTCCATCAGCACCCAACAAGAAAGGAAACCAAGTAAAAACCGTCCATTCTCCTTTACCCAAAGGCATTAACATCCCGTATTGTTCCGGATAACCATCGCTATTGCGGTCTAAGGTTAGTTTTTTCGCTACTTGGCGAAGTTCTGCCCAAGTTTTTGGCAACTCGGTAATCCCCGCCGCTTTAAAAAGTGTCGGTCTATAAAAAATGCCGATATTTCCCGCAAACATGGGAACTGACCAAACATGGTCATATAACTCCATTTCTCCCCATAATTTGGGCATTATTTTTGACTTTAGCGGCGATTTGTTCAGCCAATCATCTAAAGGTCGAATCGCTCCAAGTTCAACTAACTGGCCTGTAATTTGGGTGTTGAATGATAAGATATCTGGGGGAGAATTACCGACGATCGCAGTGAGAATTTTGGGTAACTGTTGGTCTAATTGTCCGGCGTAGATAGATTCTACTTCAATATCTGGATGATCTTGATTAAATCGATCTACGACTTTTTGAAACACATCCCGATTGGGAGGGGGATTAATACCATGCCATACGGTGATATGCGTAACGCCTTTATCTTTTGGGGCTGTAGTTTGACAAGCAGTTAATATAAGTAAAGATAGGCTGAGTAAAATAATTGTTAGGTAGCGCGAACAAATATTTAAAATTTTCATACGTTTATTGTTAGGCTATTTATTTGGGGATGGTGGGTTACGACACGCTCTGAAAGGGAGAGGGAAGCGGAGAAATTTTTGACTTTTGACTTTTAGATTGCCCGTGCCTAACCCACCCTACACTTAGATAAGATTTTACGGATTTGATGAGAGAATCTATTTGTTAACAAAATCTTTTGTTATACTGGTTTCGGCTCTGGTATAAATATAAGTTTTTGGCTCGGTTAATTTTTGAGTTTTAAATCTTTTTTCCGCTCTATACCAAAAGTCTGTA from Aerosakkonema funiforme FACHB-1375 encodes:
- a CDS encoding ABC transporter substrate-binding protein — its product is MKILNICSRYLTIILLSLSLLILTACQTTAPKDKGVTHITVWHGINPPPNRDVFQKVVDRFNQDHPDIEVESIYAGQLDQQLPKILTAIVGNSPPDILSFNTQITGQLVELGAIRPLDDWLNKSPLKSKIMPKLWGEMELYDHVWSVPMFAGNIGIFYRPTLFKAAGITELPKTWAELRQVAKKLTLDRNSDGYPEQYGMLMPLGKGEWTVFTWFPFLLGADGNLVKDNRPNLVNPGAIAALQFWQNLIKDGSTKFSAPERGYEEDDFIAGRVAMQLTGPWTLIMKSKVDFDVFPVPGNRKQATVFGSNNMFVMKTTPERERASIKFLEYLLSDEFQIEWSIATGFLPININAAASPAYQKLLQQKPVLKVFLQQMNAAGSRPIIPGYSRLSESLGRAIESTMLGESPAKALQKAQEQLNLIWE
- a CDS encoding nSTAND1 domain-containing NTPase, producing MSYYLNRAPMNREALVVGINRYPMLKDKPTSKPRHLMKSAADAEAIAQFLETYGNFRVQRLPAINIEGSWQVDSDPAPRNLIQAQDLKKAIANLFNPPSSSIPDTALLFFAGHGLRSHEGGVTEGFLGTSEANPLRGKWGLSLQWLRQLLQESPVRQQIVWLDCCHSGELLNFAEADPGSRGKARDRCLIAASRDFEVAYEEVGGEHGILTSALLQGLKPENHAESWVTNYSLVDFINKQLATSRQRPIFHNSGGEIILTGEKEKIERAVLMAGVCPYKGLQAFDFNDEDAKYFKGRTALTDLLLDKVRESNFLAVMGASGSGKSSVVKAGLLYQLKLGQRLSGSETWPILIVRPGEHPLKSLARVFVEENLTPPTPLPYEGTEENDTPLLVGSGSSQLEKAEELIAAGAVGLRELVKAKLSKTSETRFFQKTGFLTQKTGFLNQRVVLVIDQFEECFTLCGDIEERQKFFECILGAIKQTDTQLCLVITMRADFFGKCAEQEYAGLSRLIQDSQVTVTPMNREEMEEAITEPAIMVGLEMQRELVEQMLQDVEKSPGMLPLLQYTLTELWQRRQVNRLTLAEYTKLGGVKGTLQNRADEVYQKLSQEEQLTTKRIFLELTQLGEGTEDTRRQIFKSDLVSEKNPQVLVDAVLNQLTDARLLVTSELAARGEAKKTETVVDVAHEALIRYWPLLRNWVNENRDAIRIERKIEAEAEDWERKKKPKDDLLVGSKLVEAENYLKDYAELGLLSSLGKEFIEKSIRRRRNNRRRNVGIVAVFVGAMSAAAVGSTILWFNAEKETVVATLGEKAATVKNLLDVNPVNGLVLAIGATGESKDKLPEVLPSVQSSLLSAIQVPQERNLFKGHENRVTSVAFSRDGKYIVSGSFDKTVRLWDIKGNLIGQPFKGHQDRVTSVAFSRDGKYIVSGSFDKTVRLWDIKGNLIGQPFKGHQDVVYSVAFSPDGKYIVSGSADKTVRLWDIKGNPIGQPFIGHQNYVNSVAFSPDGKYIVSGSLDNTVRLWDIKGNLISQPFVGHQQFVTSVAFSPDGKSIVSGSADKTVRLWDIKGQPFVGHQSAVYSVAFSPDGKYIVSGSDDKTVRLWDIKGKPIAQPFVGHQGIVNSVAFSPDGKYIVFGGEDKTVRLWDIKGNPIGQPFVGHQNYVYSVAFSPDGKYIVSGSWDNTVRLWDIKGNLIGQPFQGHQNYVTSVAFSPDGKSIVSGSLDNTVRLWDIKGNLISQPFVGHQSYVNSVAFSPDGKSIVSGSDDKTVRLWEIKGKPIGQPIGQPFVGHQDGVSSVAFSPDGKYIVSGSRDNTVRLWQAGDWQTWLSVGCDRLREHPVLVHPENEDQKSAAQTCRKYVWKEADASK